One segment of Channa argus isolate prfri chromosome 17, Channa argus male v1.0, whole genome shotgun sequence DNA contains the following:
- the LOC137102822 gene encoding uncharacterized protein isoform X5, with amino-acid sequence MSLPKTVGYILVLLAIFYTMEKQGYRQSLNGFFEDLMSTKESQLQSREKRASDLNSTEYVFQAIANISEKDLLRLSQLLNTLYYPVMISRNVEITSIDLTTVCSPSLSGYQCRCEPNFAWPYNSCITYGACDAIVNDTCGCIDSLPADDQYCQFNISQQVSVEIDLVLELQIPVSSSSSYLVAQLKYMLQNYYASPYTINQYLKVTELNITTECYPDSTGDLQCQCGQQFAWSCNKCKNYGACSSNTTQNCGCQNVLPYTGEFCEPITGVIICPAPTPVTVDIDLVLELQIPISSSSSYLVAQLKYILHNYYMFPINQYLKVTELNITTECYPDSTGDLQCQCGQQFAWSCNKCKNYGACSSNTTQNCGCQNVLPYTGEFCEPITGVITCPAPTPVTLDIELVIDLLFPVSNAPPEVFFSNLSNLLEKVSLPYSITQSLNVTGISITTECYPDSTGDLQCQCGQQFAWSCNKCKNYGACSSNTTQNCGCQNVLPYTGEFCEPITGVIICPAPTPDTVDIDLVLELQIPISSSSSYLVAQLKYLLHNYYISPYTINKYLKVTELNITTECYPDSTGDLQCQCGQQFAWSCNKCKNYGACSSNTTQNCGCQNVLPYTGEFCEPITDVIICPAPTPDTVDINLVLELQIPISSSSSYLVAQLKYLLHNYYISPYTINKYLKVTELNITTECYPDSTGDLQCQCGQQFAWSCNKCKNYGACSSNTTQNCGCQNVLPYTGEFCEPITDVIICPAPTPVTVDIDLVLELQIPISSSSSYLVAQLKYILHNYYMFPINQYLKVTELNITTECYPDSTGDLQCQCGQQFAWSCNKCKNYGACSSNTTQNCGCQNVLPYTGEFCEPATNISICPIPPIPTPPPTTPPPTTPPPTTRPPTTPPPTTPPPTAPPPTTPPPTTPPPTTMTLQVKNASFKMDLEFNSAYNDLNSTIYQTINNAIKNQCKTHISTFISANLVTFRSGSTIADYSMTANTFQDNELQAVKSGIFTQLGGTYPMIFDTPDPLNFAPQTAFYGRTLTVTCSPPADISFGNKWTAEWRLNGNLIPTDSRYSYGNDNNGNSTLTISNVLSSDTGVYDCKMTRPDKSSFQQTSAFTVKAVPVIQVSPVNIEVECEPGKIIKMQCSVNNPYVVQFVNFPEAGISSAITHEYKIQSCDNSTQNNYICQVTNLTSDTKVQTEIQFKISNRGFTCHSGIYGDGNEGQTASAPCPSGQVGQAIAICIAKDWQIQSDGCVLKVIYDLLVQSQFITVTTLPAFLQQLRNVTSSFVTDVVGSPANVNATVQILNNVANTTTSQSITITSDSMRDVLITAGILTTAKTSWQSLNNLSQGNSSVSKSSVPQTRSVSSEFLQSLEFITRRLTNDSFDLTTDYIILSKSTFTNTFNATFNSSVDIAIPEAGGGKKSITVIEFSSMDNVLPARNKTNSTSNVINGRVVLVQSSGTINNVSFTFDVINNTLGNPQCVFWNFNLFNGLGGWDNEGCQAVIGRNKAVTCNCIHLTSFSILMSPYSHTNPVLDYITYIGVGISMASLVICLIIEAVIWRKINKNNTSYLRHVSIVNIAVSLLIADVWFIIGAAISAAESENKAACSTAAFFIHYFYLALFFWMFASALLLLYRTVSVFEGGLSKTSMLVIGFVLGYGVPFIMAIITIAVTAPKQQYLQGAKICWLNWYESKALLAFVIPALTIVLINLIILLVVIYKILRRRVVRETAHAAERNALLVIARTLAVLTPFFGITWGLGVGTMVDPENTGINIAFAFFNSLQGFFILVFGTLLDKKVRSELAIMSQTSSSGTRTTSAGTSSSGLVFFRNWRRGRDGYNVTSGASGASQS; translated from the exons TCTCTGTAGAGATCGACTTAGTCCTTGAACTGCAGATTCCAGTCTCATCATCTTCAAGTTATTTGGTTGCACAATTAAAATACATGCTTCAGAATTATTATGCCTCTCCGTACACCATCAACCAGTACTTAAAAGTGACAGAGCTAAACATCACAACAG AGTGCTATCCAGACTCCACTGGAGACCTGCAGTGTCAGTGTGGGCAGCAGTTTGCTTGGTCCTGCAACAAGTGTAAAAACTACGGTGCCTGCAGCAGTAACACTACACAAAACTGTGGATGTCAGAATGTGCTTCCTTATACTGGAGAGTTCTGTGAACCAATCACAG GTGTCATCATATGTCCAGCCCCAACTCCTG TCACAGTCGACATCGACTTAGTCCTTGAACTGCAGATTCCAatctcatcatcatcaagttATTTGGTTGCACAATTAAAATACATACTGCACAATTATTATATGTTTCCCATCAACCAGTACTTAAAAGTGACAGAGCTAAACATCACAACAG AGTGCTATCCAGACTCCACTGGAGACCTGCAGTGTCAGTGTGGGCAGCAGTTTGCTTGGTCCTGCAACAAGTGTAAAAACTACGGTGCCTGCAGCAGTAACACTACACAAAACTGTGGATGTCAGAATGTGCTTCCTTATACTGGAGAGTTCTGTGAACCAATCACAG GTGTCATCACATGTCCAGCCCCAACTCCTG TCACATTAGACATTGAATTAGTGATTGACCTGCTGTTTCCAGTGTCCAATGCACCtccagaggtttttttttcaaatctcaGCAACTTACTAGAAAAGGTGTCTTTGCCCTATTCCATCACTCAGTCATTAAATGTAACAGGCATAAGTATCACTACAG AGTGCTATCCAGACTCCACTGGAGACCTGCAGTGTCAGTGTGGGCAGCAGTTTGCTTGGTCCTGCAACAAGTGTAAAAACTACGGTGCCTGCAGCAGTAACACTACACAAAACTGTGGATGTCAGAATGTGCTTCCTTATACTGGAGAGTTCTGTGAACCAATCACAG GTGTCATCATATGTCCAGCCCCAACTCCTG ACACAGTCGACATCGACTTAGTCCTTGAACTGCAGATTCCAATCTCATCATCTTCAAGTTATTTGGTTGCACAATTAAAATACTTGCTTCACAATTATTATATCTCTCCCTACACCATCAACAAGTACTTAAAAGTGACAGAGCTAAACATCACAACAG AGTGCTATCCAGACTCCACTGGAGACCTGCAGTGTCAGTGTGGGCAGCAGTTTGCTTGGTCCTGCAACAAGTGTAAAAACTACGGTGCCTGCAGCAGTAACACTACACAAAACTGTGGATGTCAGAATGTGCTTCCTTATACTGGAGAGTTCTGTGAACCAATCACAG ATGTCATCATATGTCCAGCCCCAACTCCTG ACACAGTCGACATCAACTTAGTCCTTGAACTGCAGATTCCAATCTCATCATCTTCAAGTTATTTGGTTGCACAATTAAAATACTTGCTTCACAATTATTATATCTCTCCCTACACCATCAACAAGTACTTAAAAGTGACAGAGCTAAACATCACAACAG AGTGCTATCCAGACTCCACTGGAGACCTGCAGTGTCAGTGTGGGCAGCAGTTTGCTTGGTCCTGCAACAAGTGTAAAAACTACGGTGCCTGCAGCAGTAACACTACACAAAACTGTGGATGTCAGAATGTGCTTCCTTATACTGGAGAGTTCTGTGAACCAATCACAG ATGTCATCATATGTCCAGCCCCAACTCCTG TCACAGTCGACATCGACTTAGTCCTTGAACTGCAGATTCCAatctcatcatcatcaagttATTTGGTTGCACAATTAAAATACATACTGCACAATTATTATATGTTTCCCATCAACCAGTACTTAAAAGTGACAGAGCTAAACATCACAACAG AGTGCTATCCAGACTCCACTGGAGACCTGCAGTGTCAGTGTGGGCAGCAGTTTGCTTGGTCCTGCAACAAGTGTAAAAACTACGGTGCCTGCAGCAGTAACACTACACAAAACTGTGGATGTCAGAATGTGCTTCCTTATACTGGAGAGTTCTGTGAACCTGCGACAA ATATCAGCATATGTCCTATACCACCAATACCAACGCCACCACcaacaacaccaccaccaacaacaccCCCACCAACAACACGACCACCAACAACACCCCCACcaacaacaccaccaccaacagcaccaccaccaacaacaccaccaccaacaacaccaccaccaacaacaatgACCCTGCAGG TGAAGAATGCATCGTTCAAAATGGACTTAGAGTTTAATTCTGCATACAATGACCTAAATAGTACAATTTACCAAACAATCAATAATGCC ATTAAAAACCAATGTAAGACGCACATCTCAACTTTCATATCAGCAAACCTAGTGACTTTTCG GAGTGGAAGCACTATTGCAGACTATAGTATGACAGCAAATACTTTTCAAGATAATGAACTACAAGCAGTAAAATCTGGGATATTTACACAGCTGGGAGGCACATACCCTATGATATTTGACA CCCCAGATCCCTTAAATTTTGCACCACAGACAGCATTTTATGGGAGAACGCTGACTGTGACATGCAGTCCACCAGCGGATATCAGTTTTGGCAACAAATGGACAGCAGAGTGGAGACTTAATGGGAACCTGATACCTACAGACAGTAGATACAGCTATGGAAACGATAACAATGGAAATTCCACATTAACAATCTCAAATGTTTTGAGCTCTGATACTG GAGTTTATGATTGTAAGATGACACGACCAGACAAGTCATCTTTCCAGCAGACCTCTGCATTCACTGTTAAAGCAGTACCAGTGATTCAAGTGTCCCCAGTCAACATAGAGGTCGAGTGTGAGCCTGGGAAAATAATAAAGATGCAGTGCTCTGTCAACAACCCCTATGTGGTTCAGTTTGTGAACTTCCCCGAAGCAG GCATAAGCTCCGCAATCACACATGAATACAAAATCCAGAGCTGTGATAAttcaacacaaaataattacatttgtcAAGTGACAAACTTAACAAGCGACACAAAGGTTCAGACAGAAATACAATTCAAAATATCCAATAGGG gATTTACCTGTCATAGTGGTATTTATGGTGATGGAAATGAAGGTCAAACAGCATCCGCTCCCTGCCCCTCAGGCCAGGTGGGACAAGCCATAGCAATTTGTATAGCCAAAGATTGGCAAATCCAGTCAGACGGCTGTGTTCTAAAAGTAATTTACGACCTGCTTGTGCAGTCTCAG ttcattACTGTTACTACATTGCCAGCATTTTTGCAGCAGCTCAGAAATGTAACTAGCAGTTTTGTCACTGATGTGGTTGGATCTCCTGCCAATGTCAATGCCACTGTTCAGATCCTTAACAATGTGGCAAATACAACTACATCACAATCCATCACAATAACTAGTGATTCAATGCGG GATGTTCTAATAACTGCAGGGATCCTCACCACAGCAAAGACATCATGGCAGTCTCTAAACAACCTTTCCCAAGGAAACAGCTCAGTATCAAAAAGCAGCGTACCCCAAACTCGGAGTGTCAGCTCAGAGTTCTTGCAGTCCCTTGAGTTTATTACACGCCGCCTTACCAACGACTCTTTTGACCTCACCACAGATTATATTATCTTGAGCAAATCTACATTCACCAATACGTTCAATGCCACATTTAACAGTTCAGTGGACATAGCCATACCAGAGGCAGGTGGAGGTAAGAAGTCAATCACTGTGATAGAATTTTCCTCAATGGACAATGTGCTTCCTGCAAGAAACAAAACTAATTCAACCTCCAATGTCATCAATGGGAGAGTTGTACTGGTTCAGTCCAGTGGTACCATCAATAACGTTTCCTTCACATTTGATGTTATAAACAATACCTTGGGAAACCCGCAGTGTGTTTTCTGGAACTTCAACCTGTTCAATGGTCTGGGAGGATGGGACAACGAGGGCTGCCAGGCAGTAATTGGCCGAAACAAAGCAGTCACTTGCAACTGTATCCACTTGACATCGTTCTCTATCCTCATGTCACCGTACAGTCACACGAACCCTGTTTTGGATTACATAACCTACATTGGAGTTGGCATCTCTATGGCTTCCTTAGTCATATGCCTCATTATCGAAGCTGTCATTTGGAGGAAAATCAACAAGAACAACACGTCCTATCTGCGCCATGTTTCCATCGTTAACATAGCCGTGTCCCTGCTGATTGCAGACGTTTGGTTTATCATAGGGGCAGCCATCTCAGCGGCAGAGAGcgaaaacaaagcagcatgcAGCACAGCTGCCTTCTTTATCCATTATTTCTATCTAGCCCTGTTCTTCTGGATGTTCGCctcagctctgctgctgctctaccGCACAGTTAGTGTCTTTGAAGGGGGTTTGTCAAAAACATCTATGTTGGTTATAGGATTCGTTCTTGGCTATGGGGTCCCCTTCATCATGGCCATTATAACCATAGCTGTAACCGCGCCCAAACAACAGTACCTCCAAGGAGCTAAGATCTGCTGGCTCAACTGGTATGAGTCCAAGGCTCTACTTGCATTTGTAATCCCTGCTCTAACAATAGTGCTGATAAACCTTATCATCTTGCTTGTGGTCATATACAAAATACTGAGGAGAAGAGTAGTGAGAGAAACTGCACATGCAGCAGAAAGGAATGCCCTGTTGGTTATCGCTAGGACACTCGCTGTCCTCACACCATTTTTTGGAATTACTTGGGGCCTGGGAGTTGGAACCATGGTAGACCCAGAGAACACAGGAATTAACATTGCATTTGCGTTCTTCAATTCATTACAG ggtTTCTTCATATTGGTGTTTGGAACACTTTTGGACAAAAAG GTGCGGTCAGAATTAGCTATAATGTCACAAACCTCCAGCAGTGGAACAAGG aCCACCAGTGCTGGAACGTCATCAAGTGGATTAGTCTTTTTCCGGAActggagaagaggaagag atggttACAACGTGACGTCTGGTGCCTCTGGAGCATCTCAATCATGA
- the LOC137102822 gene encoding uncharacterized protein isoform X3: MSTKESQLQSREKRASDLNSTEYVFQAIANISEKDLLRLSQLLNTLYYPVMISRNVEITSIDLTTVCSPSLSGYQCRCEPNFAWPYNSCITYGACDAIVNDTCGCIDSLPADDQYCQFNISQQVSVEIDLVLELQIPVSSSSSYLVAQLKYMLQNYYASPYTINQYLKVTELNITTECYPDSTGDLQCQCGQQFAWSCNKCKNYGACSSNTTQNCGCQNVLPYTGEFCEPITGVIICPAPTPVTVDIDLVLELQIPISSSSSYLVAQLKYILHNYYMFPINQYLKVTELNITTECYPDSTGDLQCQCGQQFAWSCNKCKNYGACSSNTTQNCGCQNVLPYTGEFCEPITGVITCPAPTPVTLDIELVIDLLFPVSNAPPEVFFSNLSNLLEKVSLPYSITQSLNVTGISITTECYPDSTGDLQCQCGQQFAWSCNKCKNYGACSSNTTQNCGCQNVLPYTGEFCEPITGVIICPAPTPVTLDIELVIDLLFPVSNAPPEVFFSNLSNLLEKVSLPYSITQSLNVTGISITTECYPDSTGDLQCQCGQQFAWSCNKCKNYGACSSNTTQNCGCQNVLPYTGEFCEPITDVIICPAPTPDTVDIDLVLELQIPISSSSSYLVAQLKYLLHNYYISPYTINKYLKVTELNITTECYPDSTGDLQCQCGQQFAWSCNKCKNYGACSSNTTQNCGCQNVLPYTGEFCEPITDVIICPAPTPDTVDINLVLELQIPISSSSSYLVAQLKYLLHNYYISPYTINKYLKVTELNITTECYPDSTGDLQCQCGQQFAWSCNKCKNYGACSSNTTQNCGCQNVLPYTGEFCEPITDVIICPAPTPVTVDIDLVLELQIPISSSSSYLVAQLKYILHNYYMFPINQYLKVTELNITTECYPDSTGDLQCQCGQQFAWSCNKCKNYGACSSNTTQNCGCQNVLPYTGEFCEPATNISICPIPPIPTPPPTTPPPTTPPPTTRPPTTPPPTTPPPTAPPPTTPPPTTPPPTTMTLQVKNASFKMDLEFNSAYNDLNSTIYQTINNAIKNQCKTHISTFISANLVTFRSGSTIADYSMTANTFQDNELQAVKSGIFTQLGGTYPMIFDTPDPLNFAPQTAFYGRTLTVTCSPPADISFGNKWTAEWRLNGNLIPTDSRYSYGNDNNGNSTLTISNVLSSDTGVYDCKMTRPDKSSFQQTSAFTVKAVPVIQVSPVNIEVECEPGKIIKMQCSVNNPYVVQFVNFPEAGISSAITHEYKIQSCDNSTQNNYICQVTNLTSDTKVQTEIQFKISNRGFTCHSGIYGDGNEGQTASAPCPSGQVGQAIAICIAKDWQIQSDGCVLKVIYDLLVQSQFITVTTLPAFLQQLRNVTSSFVTDVVGSPANVNATVQILNNVANTTTSQSITITSDSMRDVLITAGILTTAKTSWQSLNNLSQGNSSVSKSSVPQTRSVSSEFLQSLEFITRRLTNDSFDLTTDYIILSKSTFTNTFNATFNSSVDIAIPEAGGGKKSITVIEFSSMDNVLPARNKTNSTSNVINGRVVLVQSSGTINNVSFTFDVINNTLGNPQCVFWNFNLFNGLGGWDNEGCQAVIGRNKAVTCNCIHLTSFSILMSPYSHTNPVLDYITYIGVGISMASLVICLIIEAVIWRKINKNNTSYLRHVSIVNIAVSLLIADVWFIIGAAISAAESENKAACSTAAFFIHYFYLALFFWMFASALLLLYRTVSVFEGGLSKTSMLVIGFVLGYGVPFIMAIITIAVTAPKQQYLQGAKICWLNWYESKALLAFVIPALTIVLINLIILLVVIYKILRRRVVRETAHAAERNALLVIARTLAVLTPFFGITWGLGVGTMVDPENTGINIAFAFFNSLQGFFILVFGTLLDKKVRSELAIMSQTSSSGTRTTSAGTSSSGLVFFRNWRRGRDGYNVTSGASGASQS, translated from the exons TCTCTGTAGAGATCGACTTAGTCCTTGAACTGCAGATTCCAGTCTCATCATCTTCAAGTTATTTGGTTGCACAATTAAAATACATGCTTCAGAATTATTATGCCTCTCCGTACACCATCAACCAGTACTTAAAAGTGACAGAGCTAAACATCACAACAG AGTGCTATCCAGACTCCACTGGAGACCTGCAGTGTCAGTGTGGGCAGCAGTTTGCTTGGTCCTGCAACAAGTGTAAAAACTACGGTGCCTGCAGCAGTAACACTACACAAAACTGTGGATGTCAGAATGTGCTTCCTTATACTGGAGAGTTCTGTGAACCAATCACAG GTGTCATCATATGTCCAGCCCCAACTCCTG TCACAGTCGACATCGACTTAGTCCTTGAACTGCAGATTCCAatctcatcatcatcaagttATTTGGTTGCACAATTAAAATACATACTGCACAATTATTATATGTTTCCCATCAACCAGTACTTAAAAGTGACAGAGCTAAACATCACAACAG AGTGCTATCCAGACTCCACTGGAGACCTGCAGTGTCAGTGTGGGCAGCAGTTTGCTTGGTCCTGCAACAAGTGTAAAAACTACGGTGCCTGCAGCAGTAACACTACACAAAACTGTGGATGTCAGAATGTGCTTCCTTATACTGGAGAGTTCTGTGAACCAATCACAG GTGTCATCACATGTCCAGCCCCAACTCCTG TCACATTAGACATTGAATTAGTGATTGACCTGCTGTTTCCAGTGTCCAATGCACCtccagaggtttttttttcaaatctcaGCAACTTACTAGAAAAGGTGTCTTTGCCCTATTCCATCACTCAGTCATTAAATGTAACAGGCATAAGTATCACTACAG AGTGCTATCCAGACTCCACTGGAGACCTGCAGTGTCAGTGTGGGCAGCAGTTTGCTTGGTCCTGCAACAAGTGTAAAAACTACGGTGCCTGCAGCAGTAACACTACACAAAACTGTGGATGTCAGAATGTGCTTCCTTATACTGGAGAGTTCTGTGAACCAATCACAG GTGTCATCATATGTCCAGCCCCAACTCCTG TCACATTAGACATTGAATTAGTGATTGACCTGCTGTTTCCAGTGTCCAATGCACCtccagaggtttttttttcaaatctcaGCAACTTACTAGAAAAGGTGTCTTTGCCCTATTCCATCACTCAGTCATTAAATGTAACAGGCATAAGTATCACTACAG AGTGCTATCCAGACTCCACTGGAGACCTGCAGTGTCAGTGTGGGCAGCAGTTTGCTTGGTCCTGCAACAAGTGTAAAAACTACGGTGCCTGCAGCAGTAACACTACACAAAACTGTGGATGTCAGAATGTGCTTCCTTATACTGGAGAGTTCTGTGAACCAATCACAG ATGTCATCATATGTCCAGCCCCAACTCCTG ACACAGTCGACATCGACTTAGTCCTTGAACTGCAGATTCCAATCTCATCATCTTCAAGTTATTTGGTTGCACAATTAAAATACTTGCTTCACAATTATTATATCTCTCCCTACACCATCAACAAGTACTTAAAAGTGACAGAGCTAAACATCACAACAG AGTGCTATCCAGACTCCACTGGAGACCTGCAGTGTCAGTGTGGGCAGCAGTTTGCTTGGTCCTGCAACAAGTGTAAAAACTACGGTGCCTGCAGCAGTAACACTACACAAAACTGTGGATGTCAGAATGTGCTTCCTTATACTGGAGAGTTCTGTGAACCAATCACAG ATGTCATCATATGTCCAGCCCCAACTCCTG ACACAGTCGACATCAACTTAGTCCTTGAACTGCAGATTCCAATCTCATCATCTTCAAGTTATTTGGTTGCACAATTAAAATACTTGCTTCACAATTATTATATCTCTCCCTACACCATCAACAAGTACTTAAAAGTGACAGAGCTAAACATCACAACAG AGTGCTATCCAGACTCCACTGGAGACCTGCAGTGTCAGTGTGGGCAGCAGTTTGCTTGGTCCTGCAACAAGTGTAAAAACTACGGTGCCTGCAGCAGTAACACTACACAAAACTGTGGATGTCAGAATGTGCTTCCTTATACTGGAGAGTTCTGTGAACCAATCACAG ATGTCATCATATGTCCAGCCCCAACTCCTG TCACAGTCGACATCGACTTAGTCCTTGAACTGCAGATTCCAatctcatcatcatcaagttATTTGGTTGCACAATTAAAATACATACTGCACAATTATTATATGTTTCCCATCAACCAGTACTTAAAAGTGACAGAGCTAAACATCACAACAG AGTGCTATCCAGACTCCACTGGAGACCTGCAGTGTCAGTGTGGGCAGCAGTTTGCTTGGTCCTGCAACAAGTGTAAAAACTACGGTGCCTGCAGCAGTAACACTACACAAAACTGTGGATGTCAGAATGTGCTTCCTTATACTGGAGAGTTCTGTGAACCTGCGACAA ATATCAGCATATGTCCTATACCACCAATACCAACGCCACCACcaacaacaccaccaccaacaacaccCCCACCAACAACACGACCACCAACAACACCCCCACcaacaacaccaccaccaacagcaccaccaccaacaacaccaccaccaacaacaccaccaccaacaacaatgACCCTGCAGG TGAAGAATGCATCGTTCAAAATGGACTTAGAGTTTAATTCTGCATACAATGACCTAAATAGTACAATTTACCAAACAATCAATAATGCC ATTAAAAACCAATGTAAGACGCACATCTCAACTTTCATATCAGCAAACCTAGTGACTTTTCG GAGTGGAAGCACTATTGCAGACTATAGTATGACAGCAAATACTTTTCAAGATAATGAACTACAAGCAGTAAAATCTGGGATATTTACACAGCTGGGAGGCACATACCCTATGATATTTGACA CCCCAGATCCCTTAAATTTTGCACCACAGACAGCATTTTATGGGAGAACGCTGACTGTGACATGCAGTCCACCAGCGGATATCAGTTTTGGCAACAAATGGACAGCAGAGTGGAGACTTAATGGGAACCTGATACCTACAGACAGTAGATACAGCTATGGAAACGATAACAATGGAAATTCCACATTAACAATCTCAAATGTTTTGAGCTCTGATACTG GAGTTTATGATTGTAAGATGACACGACCAGACAAGTCATCTTTCCAGCAGACCTCTGCATTCACTGTTAAAGCAGTACCAGTGATTCAAGTGTCCCCAGTCAACATAGAGGTCGAGTGTGAGCCTGGGAAAATAATAAAGATGCAGTGCTCTGTCAACAACCCCTATGTGGTTCAGTTTGTGAACTTCCCCGAAGCAG GCATAAGCTCCGCAATCACACATGAATACAAAATCCAGAGCTGTGATAAttcaacacaaaataattacatttgtcAAGTGACAAACTTAACAAGCGACACAAAGGTTCAGACAGAAATACAATTCAAAATATCCAATAGGG gATTTACCTGTCATAGTGGTATTTATGGTGATGGAAATGAAGGTCAAACAGCATCCGCTCCCTGCCCCTCAGGCCAGGTGGGACAAGCCATAGCAATTTGTATAGCCAAAGATTGGCAAATCCAGTCAGACGGCTGTGTTCTAAAAGTAATTTACGACCTGCTTGTGCAGTCTCAG ttcattACTGTTACTACATTGCCAGCATTTTTGCAGCAGCTCAGAAATGTAACTAGCAGTTTTGTCACTGATGTGGTTGGATCTCCTGCCAATGTCAATGCCACTGTTCAGATCCTTAACAATGTGGCAAATACAACTACATCACAATCCATCACAATAACTAGTGATTCAATGCGG GATGTTCTAATAACTGCAGGGATCCTCACCACAGCAAAGACATCATGGCAGTCTCTAAACAACCTTTCCCAAGGAAACAGCTCAGTATCAAAAAGCAGCGTACCCCAAACTCGGAGTGTCAGCTCAGAGTTCTTGCAGTCCCTTGAGTTTATTACACGCCGCCTTACCAACGACTCTTTTGACCTCACCACAGATTATATTATCTTGAGCAAATCTACATTCACCAATACGTTCAATGCCACATTTAACAGTTCAGTGGACATAGCCATACCAGAGGCAGGTGGAGGTAAGAAGTCAATCACTGTGATAGAATTTTCCTCAATGGACAATGTGCTTCCTGCAAGAAACAAAACTAATTCAACCTCCAATGTCATCAATGGGAGAGTTGTACTGGTTCAGTCCAGTGGTACCATCAATAACGTTTCCTTCACATTTGATGTTATAAACAATACCTTGGGAAACCCGCAGTGTGTTTTCTGGAACTTCAACCTGTTCAATGGTCTGGGAGGATGGGACAACGAGGGCTGCCAGGCAGTAATTGGCCGAAACAAAGCAGTCACTTGCAACTGTATCCACTTGACATCGTTCTCTATCCTCATGTCACCGTACAGTCACACGAACCCTGTTTTGGATTACATAACCTACATTGGAGTTGGCATCTCTATGGCTTCCTTAGTCATATGCCTCATTATCGAAGCTGTCATTTGGAGGAAAATCAACAAGAACAACACGTCCTATCTGCGCCATGTTTCCATCGTTAACATAGCCGTGTCCCTGCTGATTGCAGACGTTTGGTTTATCATAGGGGCAGCCATCTCAGCGGCAGAGAGcgaaaacaaagcagcatgcAGCACAGCTGCCTTCTTTATCCATTATTTCTATCTAGCCCTGTTCTTCTGGATGTTCGCctcagctctgctgctgctctaccGCACAGTTAGTGTCTTTGAAGGGGGTTTGTCAAAAACATCTATGTTGGTTATAGGATTCGTTCTTGGCTATGGGGTCCCCTTCATCATGGCCATTATAACCATAGCTGTAACCGCGCCCAAACAACAGTACCTCCAAGGAGCTAAGATCTGCTGGCTCAACTGGTATGAGTCCAAGGCTCTACTTGCATTTGTAATCCCTGCTCTAACAATAGTGCTGATAAACCTTATCATCTTGCTTGTGGTCATATACAAAATACTGAGGAGAAGAGTAGTGAGAGAAACTGCACATGCAGCAGAAAGGAATGCCCTGTTGGTTATCGCTAGGACACTCGCTGTCCTCACACCATTTTTTGGAATTACTTGGGGCCTGGGAGTTGGAACCATGGTAGACCCAGAGAACACAGGAATTAACATTGCATTTGCGTTCTTCAATTCATTACAG ggtTTCTTCATATTGGTGTTTGGAACACTTTTGGACAAAAAG GTGCGGTCAGAATTAGCTATAATGTCACAAACCTCCAGCAGTGGAACAAGG aCCACCAGTGCTGGAACGTCATCAAGTGGATTAGTCTTTTTCCGGAActggagaagaggaagag atggttACAACGTGACGTCTGGTGCCTCTGGAGCATCTCAATCATGA